One Skermanella sp. TT6 genomic window, ATCACCATCGCCGAAACGAAGTCCAAGGCTTCCGGCCCCGCGGCCTTCCAGTGGGAAGACCCCTTGCTGCTGGAGGAGGAGCTTTCCGAGGAAGAGCGCATGGTCCGCGACAGCGCGCGGAGCTATTGCCGGGACAAGCTGATGACGCGCGTGCTGGAGGCGAACCGTCACGAGCACTTCCACCGCGAGATCATGACCGAGATGGGCGCGCTCGGCCTGCTCGGGCCGACCATCGAGGGCTACGGCTGCGCCGGGGTCGGCTATGTCAGCTACGGCCTGATCGCCCGGGAGGTCGAGCGGGTGGACTCGGGCTACCGCTCCGCCATGTCGGTCCAGTCGTCGCTGGTCATGCACCCGATCCACGCCTACGGCACCGAGGAGCAGCGGCAAAAGTACCTGCCGAAACTCGCCAGCGGCGAGTGGGTGGGCTGCTTCGGCCTGACCGAGCCGGACGCCGGCTCCGACCCCGGCTCCATGAAGACCCGGGCGCGCAAGGTCGACGGCGGCTACTCGGTCAGCGGCTCCAAGCAGTGGATCACCAACTCGCCGATCGCCGACGTGTTCGTGGTGTGGGCCAAGGACGACGCCGGCGAGATCCGCGGCTTCGTGCTGGAGAAGGGCATGAAGGGGCTGAGCGCGCCCAAGATCGAGGGCAAGTTCTCGCTGCGCGCCTCGATCACCGGCGGCATCGCGATGGACGAGGTGTTCGTTCCCGACGAGAACCTGCTGCCCAACGTCAAGGGGCTGAAGGGTCCGTTCGGCTGCCTGAACAACGCGCGCTACGGCATCTCCTGGGGTGCCATGGGAGCGGCGGAGTTCTGCTGGCACCAGGCGCGCGACTACGTGCTGGAGCGCCGGATGTTCGGCCGGCCGCTGGCGGCCAACCAGCTGATCCAGAAGAAGCTGGCGGACATGCAGACGGAGATCACGCTGGGCCTGCACGCGGCGCTGCGGCTGGGCCGGCTGAAGGACGAACACCGCGCCCCGCCGGAGGCGATCAGCCTGATGAAGCGCAACAACTGCGGCAAGGCGCTCGACGTCGCCCGGGTCGCCCGCGACATGCTGGGCGGCAACGGCATCTCGGACGAGTACCACGTGATCCGCCACGTCATGAACCTGGAGGCGGTCAACACCTACGAGGGCACCCACGACATCCACGCCCTCATCCTGGGCCGAGCCCAGACCGGCATCCAGGCCTTCGGCTGACCCAGGGCCGCGGGGATCGGTCGCTTCGTCGGCGAGCGATCCCCGCGGCCGGCTCCCCGCCCGATCCGGAACGGGGGCCGCATCGCGGCGTCATGGCCAGGGTGGTTCAGGACCGGGGAGCGTGCTGCGCCCTCGGCCAGGCGTTCAGGACGGCGTGGACCAGGGACGCCAGCGGGATCGCGAAGAAGATGCCCCAGAAGCCCCAGATGCTGCCGAACACCAGCAGGGCCACGATGACGGCGGTCGGGTGCAGGTTGACGACTTCGGACAGCAGCAGCGGGGCCAGAATGTTGCCGTCGATCAGCTGGATCACCGCATAGGCGCCCATCACCCACAGGAATTCCGGCCCCGTCCCCCACTGGGCATAGGCGATGACGGCGATCGGCACCGCCGCCAGCACGACGCCGATATAGGGGATCAGGGTGGACAGCCCGGTCGTGATCGCCAGCAGGGCGCCGAACTGGAGGTCCAGCACCAGGAAGGCGATATAGGTGACCACGGCGACGATCAGGAACTCGTAGATCTTGCCGCGGACATAGCCGCCGATCTCGGCGTCCACTTCCCGCCAGACCTGCTCCGCCAGCGGCCGCTCCGGCGGCAGGAAGCTGAGCACCCAGGCCAGGATGCGCTGCTTGTCCTTGAGGAAGAAGAACACCAGCATCGGCATCAGGACGAGATAGACCACCAGGTTGACCAGGGCCGGCAGCCAGGCGACCGAGGCGCCGAGGATGCGCTGCCCGATCAGGATCAGGTCGTTGCGCAGGCTCGCCAGGAAATCCAGGATCTGCTGGTCCTCGAAGATCTCGGGATAGCGTTCGGGCAGGCCCAGGATAAGGTCCTGCGTCCGCGACAGGATCGCCGGAAGCTGCTGGATCAGCTGCGCGATCTGGCTGAGCAGCAAGGGCAGCAGGATCAGGAAGATCCCGAGCAGCGTGGCGAGGAACAGGCTGAAGACAAGGCCCATCGCCACGCTGCGCGGGATCCGGTGGCGCTCCAGCAGGGTGATCAGGCCGTCGAGCAGATAGGCTATCACGATGCTGGCGATCAGCGGCGCCAGGACGTCCGCCGCCAGCACCAGCGTTCCGAAGCCGGCGATCAGAAGGCCGGCGAGCAGCACCACCTGGGGGTTGGCGAAATTGCGGCGGAACCAGGCGGTGACGATGTTCATTTCGGTCAAGCGGCCAAACCCTGGAGTCAGCTACAGGTCGATCCCGAGATGAGGATCGGTATCCCGGTCCAGATGGTCGCCACCAGCGCGCTGAAGGTCAAGGCCAGTCCGGCCCGGTCGACGAAGGGGGCGCCCCGGCCGGCCGAGTGGCGGCGGGCCTGGACCGCGGCCAGGGCGCCCACCAGGACGACATGGACGGCCCAGGCCGCCAGCAGGACGCCGCGGTTCAGGGAGACCGGCCCCAGCAGTGCCGCCTCGTCCCAGCCGAGGCGGCAGCCGAGCCCCTGGAGCCCGTAGAGCACCACGAAGGCCGAACTCCACAGGAGGAACCCCGCGACCAGGAGCAGCAGCTTGCCGGGTTTCGCGGTCTCGGTCCGCGCGGCCCCGTTCATGGCGTCACCAGCCAGGCCAGCACGGCGACCAGGAGCAGGCAGGCGGCTCCCGTCACAGCGGTATAGCCATGCCACAGGCTGCCGATCCGGAGATCCAGGCTCCGGACGGCCGAGACATAGCCGGTGCGCGATCGCCAGAGGCCGAACAGGGCGAACACGCATCCCAGGGCGGCGTGGAAGCCGGCATAGGACAGCAGCGCCACCGTGGCGGCACCATAGGCGTGCCGCGTCGGGTCCGGCGTCCCGAGGGCGATCACGACCAGCCAGACCAGGGCGAACGCATGCCCCGCCGCGGCGAGCAGGAGCCAGAGGTCGCGCCCCGCCGACCGGCCCGCCGACCGGCCCGCCGACCGGGAGGAACCGGAGCTCGCGTTCACCGCGACGGCGCGCAGGGCGGCGGCGGCGGCGGCCACCATGCCGGCCCCCGCCAGGGCAAGAACCCACCATCCGGTATCCAGGACCTGAGGCGGCGGCCAGCCCGGAGCCGACACCCAGAGGAAAAGCGCCCCGAACGCCAGGGAGGCGAACAGCACGCCGTCGGCGACCAGCGTGAAGACCATGGCCCACCAGGACGGGGCCCCGGCCGCTTCGGAATGGACGGGAGCGGACGCCCCCCGGCCGATCGGCAGCGGGCCGCCGTCGCGGCGCTGGCCGGTGCTCCGCGTCCACAGCATGAAGATCGCCAGCATCAGGACCGCGCCGACCGGCACCAGCCAATAGACCTTGAACAGCAGGCCCAGGAAGACGACGCCCGTCGCCATGGCGCTGTAGAGCGGCAGGTATGTCGGTCCCGGCAGGACGATGACCTGATCGGGCGTCGCCGCGGTCATGTGGATGCCCAGCGTTTCCTGGCGTCCTTCGCGGGCGAAGCCCAGATAGCCCCTGCCCCCGGCCAGGTCGCTCGGCAGTTCCGGCGCGTCCCGGAGGGGATGGCGGCCCGACACCGTCGGCAGGGAGGCGAAGTTGTAGGACGTGGGCGGCGTCGCCTGCGCCCATTCCAGCGTGCTCGCACCCCACGGGTTGCGCGGCGCGGTCCGGCCGAACCGGACATGCAGCATCACGTCCACGACGAAAAGGGCGAAGCCGATCGTCATCATGAAGCCGCCGAAGGAGGAGATCAGGTTCGGCAGGTCCCATCCCCATCCCGGCTCGTAGCTGAAGACGCGGCGCGGCATCCCCAGCAGGCCGGTCAGGTGCATGATGAAGAAGGTCAGGTTGAAGCCGATGAAGATCAGCCAGAAGGCGACATGGCCCAGGGGATAGCGCGCGACCTTGCCGGAGAAGTGCGGCAGCCAGTAATAGGCCGCGGCCAGCAGCGGGAAGACGAAGCCGCCGACCAGCACGTAATGCATGTGCGCCACGACGAAATGGGTGTCGTGGACCTGCCAGTCGAACGGCACCACCGCGACCATGACGCCGGTCAGCCCGCCGGCGACGAAGACGACGAAGAAGCCGAACAGGTACAGCATCGGCAGCTTCCACTGGGGCCGTCCGTCGATCAGCGTGGCCAGCCAGGAGAAGATCTGCACGCCGGTCGGGATCGCGACCAGCGTGCTGGCCGCGGAGAAGAACCCCAGCGCCAGATGCGGTATGCCGGTCGTGAACATGTGGTGGACCCACAGGCCGAAGCTGAGGAAGCCCACCGCCACGACCGAGACCACGATCCAGGTATAGCCGACGATTTCCCGCCGGGCCATGACGGGAATGATGGTCGAGACCATGCCGGCGCCGGGCAGGAAGATGATGTAGACCTCGGGATGGCCGAACAGCCAGAACAGGTGCTGCCAGAGCAGCGGGTCTCCGCCCCGAAGCGGGTCGAAGAACGGCAGGTCGAAGGCGCGCTCGACCTCCAGCAGGATCGAGCCCAGGATCAGCGGCGGGAACCCGGCCAGCATCATGCCGGCGGTGACCAGGATGTACCAGGCGAACAGCGGCATCCGGTCTACGGTCATGCCGGGCGCCCGCATCTTGAGGATCGTCACCGTGATCTCGACCGCGGCGCAGATCGCGGAGATCTCGACGAAGGTGATGCCGAGCAGCCAGACGTCGGCGTTGATCCCGGGAGAATAGGTGTTCGACGACAGCGGGGTATACATGAACCAGCCGCTGTCCGGGGCGACGCCCATCAGCATCGCGACGAGCAGGATCGAGCCGCCGAACACGTAGCACCAGAAGCCGTAGGCCGTCAGCCGGGGAAAGGCCAGGTCGCGCACGCCCAGCAGCTTCGGCAGCATGTAGATCGCGATCCCCTCGAACATCGGGATCGCGAACAGGAACATCATCACCGAGCCGTGCATGGTGAAGATCTGGTTGTACAGCTCCGGCCCGACGAAGGCGCCGTGCGGCGTCGCCAGCTGCGCGCGGATCAGCATCGCGAGCAGTCCGCCGATGATGAAGAAGAGGAAGGCCACCATCATGAAGCGGCGGCCGACGATGGTGTGGTTGACCGCCGACAGCCTGCCGAGGCCGGGCGGCGTGCTCCAGATCCGGTCGAGGTCCCGGTGCAGCCGCATCGCGAGGTCGGAGGACGGGGCGCCGGTGGCGGGTCCGTCGGGAGCATGGTCCGGCTTGGCCGGAAAGCCCCGGGTATCTCGGATATCGGTCACTGGCGGTCCTGCGGGTCTGGTCGGGGCGAGTCGGGGCGGGGCGAGTCGGGGCGGGTCTGGCCGGGGTCGTTCGATGCGGCGAGGCGCGCGGGATAGCCGGCGCCGTCGTGCGCCTCGACGGTGAAACCCATCACGGCGTGGCCGGTGCCGCAGAATTCGGAGCACTTGCCGTAATAGGTGCCGGGCCGGTCGGCGAACAGGCGGATGACGTTCGTATGGCCCGGGATGGCGTCGATCTTGCCGCCCAGCCTGGGAGCCCAGAAGCTGTGGATCACGTCGGCGCTGGTGACGTGGATATCGACCGGGCGGCCGGCCGGGATGTGCAGGATATCGGTCGTGGCGGAAGCGCCCGGCGTATCCGGGTAGGCGAATTCCCATTGCCACTGGCGGGCGTGGGCGTCGATCCGGAGCGTGCCGTCCCCCGGGCGCGCGACCATCCGCTCGCCGACGAACAGCGCGTAGCCGAGCAGCGCCGACAGCACGGCGATGGGCATGACCAGCCCGCCCCACAGGACGAAGGCCTGCCCCACCGGCCGGTCGGAATTCCCTGACGGATGCCGGCGCAGGAAGGCGAAACCGAACAGCGCCATCACCAGGGCGAACAGCACGACGGAGCCGGCCAGCATCACCCACCAGAGCGTCGCGATGCTCTGCGCCGCCGGGCCGGCGGGGTCGAGGGTCGAGAACGGGCCGCCGCAGCCGCCCAGCAACGCGGCGGCAGCCAATCCCTTGAAGGTCCGGGATGCCGGGTTACCTGTCGGTGAAGGTGTTTTTACGATGGAAACGGAACTCGAAGCATGGCGAACCCGGTC contains:
- a CDS encoding acyl-CoA dehydrogenase; amino-acid sequence: MTGDTITIAETKSKASGPAAFQWEDPLLLEEELSEEERMVRDSARSYCRDKLMTRVLEANRHEHFHREIMTEMGALGLLGPTIEGYGCAGVGYVSYGLIAREVERVDSGYRSAMSVQSSLVMHPIHAYGTEEQRQKYLPKLASGEWVGCFGLTEPDAGSDPGSMKTRARKVDGGYSVSGSKQWITNSPIADVFVVWAKDDAGEIRGFVLEKGMKGLSAPKIEGKFSLRASITGGIAMDEVFVPDENLLPNVKGLKGPFGCLNNARYGISWGAMGAAEFCWHQARDYVLERRMFGRPLAANQLIQKKLADMQTEITLGLHAALRLGRLKDEHRAPPEAISLMKRNNCGKALDVARVARDMLGGNGISDEYHVIRHVMNLEAVNTYEGTHDIHALILGRAQTGIQAFG
- a CDS encoding AI-2E family transporter codes for the protein MNIVTAWFRRNFANPQVVLLAGLLIAGFGTLVLAADVLAPLIASIVIAYLLDGLITLLERHRIPRSVAMGLVFSLFLATLLGIFLILLPLLLSQIAQLIQQLPAILSRTQDLILGLPERYPEIFEDQQILDFLASLRNDLILIGQRILGASVAWLPALVNLVVYLVLMPMLVFFFLKDKQRILAWVLSFLPPERPLAEQVWREVDAEIGGYVRGKIYEFLIVAVVTYIAFLVLDLQFGALLAITTGLSTLIPYIGVVLAAVPIAVIAYAQWGTGPEFLWVMGAYAVIQLIDGNILAPLLLSEVVNLHPTAVIVALLVFGSIWGFWGIFFAIPLASLVHAVLNAWPRAQHAPRS
- the ctaD gene encoding cytochrome c oxidase subunit I, which produces MTDIRDTRGFPAKPDHAPDGPATGAPSSDLAMRLHRDLDRIWSTPPGLGRLSAVNHTIVGRRFMMVAFLFFIIGGLLAMLIRAQLATPHGAFVGPELYNQIFTMHGSVMMFLFAIPMFEGIAIYMLPKLLGVRDLAFPRLTAYGFWCYVFGGSILLVAMLMGVAPDSGWFMYTPLSSNTYSPGINADVWLLGITFVEISAICAAVEITVTILKMRAPGMTVDRMPLFAWYILVTAGMMLAGFPPLILGSILLEVERAFDLPFFDPLRGGDPLLWQHLFWLFGHPEVYIIFLPGAGMVSTIIPVMARREIVGYTWIVVSVVAVGFLSFGLWVHHMFTTGIPHLALGFFSAASTLVAIPTGVQIFSWLATLIDGRPQWKLPMLYLFGFFVVFVAGGLTGVMVAVVPFDWQVHDTHFVVAHMHYVLVGGFVFPLLAAAYYWLPHFSGKVARYPLGHVAFWLIFIGFNLTFFIMHLTGLLGMPRRVFSYEPGWGWDLPNLISSFGGFMMTIGFALFVVDVMLHVRFGRTAPRNPWGASTLEWAQATPPTSYNFASLPTVSGRHPLRDAPELPSDLAGGRGYLGFAREGRQETLGIHMTAATPDQVIVLPGPTYLPLYSAMATGVVFLGLLFKVYWLVPVGAVLMLAIFMLWTRSTGQRRDGGPLPIGRGASAPVHSEAAGAPSWWAMVFTLVADGVLFASLAFGALFLWVSAPGWPPPQVLDTGWWVLALAGAGMVAAAAAALRAVAVNASSGSSRSAGRSAGRSAGRDLWLLLAAAGHAFALVWLVVIALGTPDPTRHAYGAATVALLSYAGFHAALGCVFALFGLWRSRTGYVSAVRSLDLRIGSLWHGYTAVTGAACLLLVAVLAWLVTP
- the coxB gene encoding cytochrome c oxidase subunit II — encoded protein: MAAAALLGGCGGPFSTLDPAGPAAQSIATLWWVMLAGSVVLFALVMALFGFAFLRRHPSGNSDRPVGQAFVLWGGLVMPIAVLSALLGYALFVGERMVARPGDGTLRIDAHARQWQWEFAYPDTPGASATTDILHIPAGRPVDIHVTSADVIHSFWAPRLGGKIDAIPGHTNVIRLFADRPGTYYGKCSEFCGTGHAVMGFTVEAHDGAGYPARLAASNDPGQTRPDSPRPDSPRPDPQDRQ